Proteins co-encoded in one Arachis hypogaea cultivar Tifrunner chromosome 13, arahy.Tifrunner.gnm2.J5K5, whole genome shotgun sequence genomic window:
- the LOC112792590 gene encoding transcription and mRNA export factor ENY2 isoform X2: MRASVNRPPTPTPESEEPQDPELTLREIINIKSGEKERLKELLRERLIECGWRDEMKSLCRAFAKKKGRNNVTVDDLVQVITPKGRASVPDSVKAELLQRIRSFLASAAI; the protein is encoded by the exons AT GAGGGCTTCGGTTAATCGGCCCCCAACGCCAACCCCCGAATCAGAGGAACCGCAAGATCCCGAGCTCACACTTCGAGAAATCATCAACATCAAG AGCGGAGAGAAAGAGCGCTTGAAGGAGCTTCTCAGGGAAAGACTCATTGAATGCGGTTGGAGGGATGAGATGAAATCTCTTtgcag GGCATTCGccaagaagaaagggaggaataATGTAACGGTCGATGATCTTGTCCAGGTTATTACCCCTAAAGGCAGAG CTTCTGTTCCAGACTCTGTGAAAGCTGAGTTGTTACAACGAATTAGATCATTTCTTGCATCGGCTGCTATATGA
- the LOC112792590 gene encoding transcription and mRNA export factor ENY2 isoform X1: protein MRASVNRPPTPTPESEEPQDPELTLREIINIKLIESGEKERLKELLRERLIECGWRDEMKSLCRAFAKKKGRNNVTVDDLVQVITPKGRASVPDSVKAELLQRIRSFLASAAI, encoded by the exons AT GAGGGCTTCGGTTAATCGGCCCCCAACGCCAACCCCCGAATCAGAGGAACCGCAAGATCCCGAGCTCACACTTCGAGAAATCATCAACATCAAG CTGATTGAGAGCGGAGAGAAAGAGCGCTTGAAGGAGCTTCTCAGGGAAAGACTCATTGAATGCGGTTGGAGGGATGAGATGAAATCTCTTtgcag GGCATTCGccaagaagaaagggaggaataATGTAACGGTCGATGATCTTGTCCAGGTTATTACCCCTAAAGGCAGAG CTTCTGTTCCAGACTCTGTGAAAGCTGAGTTGTTACAACGAATTAGATCATTTCTTGCATCGGCTGCTATATGA
- the LOC112792589 gene encoding probable arabinosyltransferase ARAD1 yields MLGKVVLSFVFVLLLLISSAIFIGHPDIRSHFVLKSLNQPVQCGPEPPIRVYMYDLPRRFNVGMLNSQSTEETPVTAKDFPPWPDNSGLRKQHSVEYWMMGSLLYERDGDSVEDSRDAVRVSDPELADAFFVPFFSSLSFNTHGHTMTDPDTEFDRQLQVDLMDILNKSEYWKRSGGRDHVFPMTHPNAFRFLRDQLNESIQVVVDFGRYPKKMSNLNKDVVSPYVHVVDSYTDDDLQDPYEARSTLLFFRGRTLRKDEGIIRAKLAKVLAGINDVHYEQSFATGENIKASAQGMRSSKFCLDPAGDTPSSCRLFDAIVSHCVPVIVSDQIELPFEDEIDYTKFSVFFSFKEALQPGYMVNQLRQFPKEKWTEMWRQLKNISHHYEFQYPPKKEDAVNMLWRQVKHKIPAVKLSVHRSRRLKVPDWWRRRR; encoded by the exons ATGTTGGGAAAAGTGGTTCTCTCCTTCGTCTTTGTGCTCCTTCTCCTAATCTCATCCGCAATTTTCATTGGCCACCCCGATATCCGATCCCATTTCGTCCTAAAATCGCTTAATCAACCGGTTCAATGTGGACCCGAACCGCCTATTCGGGTTTACATGTACGATCTCCCACGCCGCTTTAACGTTGGCATGCTTAACAGCCAGAGCACGGAGGAGACTCCGGTAACCGCCAAGGACTTTCCGCCGTGGCCCGATAACTCTGGCCTGAGGAAGCAGCACAGCGTCGAGTACTGGATGATGGGCTCGCTCCTCTACGAACGCGACGGCGACAGCGTTGAAGACAGCAGAGATGCCGTTAGGGTTTCGGATCCGGAACTCGCGGACGCGTTCTTCGTCCCGTTCTTCTCGTCGCTGAGTTTCAACACGCATGGCCACACCATGACGGATCCGGATACCGAGTTTGATCGGCAATTGCAG GTTGATTTGATGGATATTTTGAACAAGTCGGAATACTGGAAAAGGTCTGGAGGTAGAGACCATGTATTTCCCATGACACACCCCAACGCCTTTAGGTTCCTCCGAGATCAACTGAATGAATCTATTCAAGTTGTTGTGGATTTTGGCCGCTATCCCAAAAAAATGTCTAATTTGAACAAAGATGTGGTGTCACCCTATGTCCATGTTGTAGATTCTTATACTGACGACGATCTTCAAGATCCGTATGAGGCTCGTTCCACATTGCTTTTCTTCCGAGGCAGGACTTTGCGGAAGGAT GAAGGCATTATCAGGGCAAAACTAGCAAAGGTATTGGCCGGTATTAATGATGTTCACTATGAGCAAAGTTTTGCAACGGGAGAAAACATAAAAGCG TCAGCTCAAGGAATGCGTTCATCAAAGTTCTGTTTGGATCCAGCAGGAGACACACCATCATCTTGTCGTCTTTTTGATGCAATTGTCAGTCACTGTGTTCCTGTCATTGTGAGTGATCAAATTGAACTCCCCTTTGAGGATGAGATTGACTACACCAAGTTCTcggttttcttctctttcaaagAGGCATTGCAGCCTGGTTACATGGTCAATCAGCTTCGTCAATTTCCAAAGGAGAAATGGACCGAAATGTGGAGGCAGCTCAAAAACATCTCCCATCATTATGAATTCCAATACCCTCCAAAGAAAGAAGATGCTGTTAATATGTTGTGGAGACAGGTCAAGCACAAGATTCCTGCAGTCAAACTTTCTGTTCATAGAAGCCGAAGGTTAAAAGTCCCTGATTGGTGGCGGAGGAGGAGATGA
- the LOC112792588 gene encoding uncharacterized protein: MAFGFGSSKDESKGFRFLLLLALLYGLLSLLAYSVLYMKFVNPLGTHAPLDRFSEARAIQHVRVLAHEIDGRQEGRPGLKKAANYIVDQLESIKGRASSKFRFEIDETTVSGSFNMLFLGFNIALGYRNLPNIVARISSVDSRDTDPSILVNGHFDSPLGSPGASDCGSCVASMIEIARLIVDSDWAPSHPVIFLFNGAEELFMLGSHGFMKTHKWRDTIGAFINVEASGTGGPDMLCQSGPSSWPSSIYAEAAIYPMANSAAQDVFPVIPGDTDYRIFSEDYGNIPGLDIIFLLGGYFYHTSYDTVERLIPGSMQVRGDNLISIIKAFTNSSKLQNAYQNNSSEDSAGIFNDERAIFFDYLSWFMIFYSRRVAKVLHTAPIFFFLVMSVICGSSYSWLATFCDFIKGFLFHALGIIFGIVVPVAFSLLRLLFSSQTMNWFGHPYLAFMMFIPCSLVGLLIPRIIWRRFPLSHDISTVKTSKEALCDEARFWGAFGFYAVLTLVYLVAGLTGGFLTFLISAFMLPAWVSYCLSVKSFGRQSLRSTMFYILPLVPCLAYTVYFGGFLVQFLIEKMGMMGSLPPPYGHYVPDVIVSALVGVVTGWSMGPLLPICGQWLARSSILQFLLHLSVSALALSSQFFPYAMSAPKRIVFQHTFHTEGTNRIVESTYDFAVTDSNSLLFLFKNAPELAKELNVPSEFSFESASLSKRQDWMAIFPVSFLFSNSLKFPAKSDDIVKQYEFFPMLSVQNQHLHSEKGPRRVHLELYLGSLEEVWVAVLNITGPLSSWSFADNTLPGTETHDGGPPSYICKLSGSSDRNWTFWLEANSSEPLRVNLAVLDQKLVDPAKRLKGLLPDWVDAVTYSSFMSSYTF, translated from the exons ATGGCGTTCGGTTTCGGATCATCCAAAGATGAATCCAAGGGTTTCAGGTTCCTCTTGCTGCTCGCACTCTTGTACGGCCTCTTGTCCTTGCTTGCCTACTCCGTCCTCTACATGAAGTTCGTTAATCCCCTCGGAACCCACGCCCCTCTCGATCGATTCTCCGAAGCCAGAGCCATCCAACACGTTCGGGTCTTGGCGCATGAGATCGACGGTCGTCAA GAAGGACGGCCTGGATTGAAAAAAGCAGCCAACTATATTGTAGACCAGTTAGAATCAATAAAGGGGCGAGCTAGCTCCAAATTCAG ATTTGAGATTGACGAGACTACGGTAAGTGGCTCCTTCAATATGCTCTTTTTGGGGTTCAACATAGCTCTGGGATACAGAaatcttcctaatattgttgCGAG GATTTCATCTGTAGATTCGAGAGATACTGATCCGTCAATTTTAGTGAATGGACATTTTGATAGCCCCCTTGGTTCCCCTGGCGCTAGTGATTGTGGTTCATGTGTTG CATCAATGATAGAAATTGCAAGATTAATTGTGGACTCTGATTGGGCTCCCAGCCAcccagttatttttctttttaacggCGCTGAAGAACTTTTCATGTTG GGTTCACATGGGTTCATGAAGACTCATAAATGGCGTGACACAATAGGAGCTTTTATAAATGTAGAGGCTTCTGGGACCGGTGGACCTG ATATGCTTTGCCAATCTGGACCCAGTTCTTGGCCTTCTAGTATCTATGCAGAAGCTGCAATATACCCTATGGCTAACAGTGCTGCTCAG GATGTTTTTCCTGTTATCCCTGGGGATACAGATTATCGAATATTTTCTGAAGACTATGGGAATATTCCTGGCCTTGACATTATCTTTCTCCTTGGTGGTTATTTTTACCATACCTCCTATGATACAGTAGAGAGGCTAAT ACCTGGAAGCATGCAAGTACGGGGGGATAATTTAATCAGCATAATAAAGGCTTTTACTAATTCTTCCAAGTTACAAAACGCataccaaaataattcaagtgaAGATAGTGCTGGCATATTCAATGATGAGCGGGCGATTTTCTTTGATTACCTGTCATGGTTTATG ATATTCTATTCCAGAAGGGTAGCTAAAGTTCTTCACACTGCtcccatcttcttcttccttgttATGTCCGTTATCTGTGGTAGTTCATATTCTTGGTTAGCAACTTTTTGTGATTTCATAAAAG GATTTCTATTCCATGCGCTTGGGATTATATTTGGAATTGTTGTTCCTGTTGCATTTTCATTGTTGAGATTGTTGTTTTCGTCTCAGACAATGAATTG GTTTGGTCATCCATACTTGGCTTTCATGATGTTTATCCCTTGCTCCCTTGTTGGTCTTTTAATTCCAAGAATTATCTGGAGACGCTTTCCTCTTTCTCATGACATTTCAACTGTCAAGACATCAAAAGAG GCTCTATGTGATGAAGCAAGGTTCTGGGGAGCATTTGGGTTCTATGCCGTATTAACTTTG GTTTATCTTGTAGCTGGGTTGACTGGAGGTTTTCTGACTTTTTTAATATCTGCATTCATGCTTCCTGCATGGGTATCCTACTGCTTATCAGTCAAATCCTTTGGACGCCAATCACTCAG ATCAACTATGTTTTACATATTACCACTAGTTCCATGCCTTGCCTATACTGTTTATTTTGGCGGCTTTCTTGTCCAGTTTCTAATAGAGAAGATGGGCATGATGGGTTCTCTTCCTCCTCCATATG GGCACTATGTTCCTGATGTCATTGTGTCTGCATTAGTTGGTGTTGTAACTGGTTGGTCCATGGGTCCTCTATTGCCCATTTGTGGGCAGTGGCTAGCCAGGTCATCCATCTTGCAATTTCTGCTGCATCTCAGTGTGTCTGCTTTGGCATTATCATCTCAGTTCTTTCCTTATGCCATGTCTGCACCGAAGAGGATTGTTTTTCAGCATACTTTCCATACTGAAG GTACAAATAGGATTGTGGAATCCACATATGATTTTGCTGTAACTGATTCCAATtcattacttttccttttcaaaaatgcACCCGAGTTGGCAAAGGAATTGAATGTTCCTTCCGAATTTTCATTTGAATCAGCATCGCTTTCTAAACGCCAAGATTGGATG GCAATTTTTCCAGTCAGTTTTCTCTTTTCAAATAGTCTGAAGTTCCCTGCAAAAAGTGATGATATTGTGAAGCAGTATGAATTCTTTCCCATGTTATCTGTTCAGAATCAACACTTACATTCTGAAAAGGGACCAAGGAGAGTCCACTTGGAGCTCTATTTAGG TTCCCTAGAAGAGGTCTGGGTTGCAGTTCTTAACATCACTGGCCCTTTATCCAGTTGGTCATTTGCTGATAATACCCTTCCAG GAACCGAAACTCATGATGGTGGTCCACCATCATATATTTGTAAGCTTAGCGGATCCAGTGATAGGAATTGGACCTTCTGGTTAGAG GCCAACAGTTCTGAACCATTAAGAGTGAATCTGGCGGTTTTAGACCAAAAATTGGTTGATCCAGCAAAGAGATTAAAGGGTCTTCTCCCGGACTGGGTGGACGCTGTTACTTATTCTAGTTTTATGTCCAGTTATACCTTTTAA